A single Anomalospiza imberbis isolate Cuckoo-Finch-1a 21T00152 chromosome 15, ASM3175350v1, whole genome shotgun sequence DNA region contains:
- the RPS14 gene encoding small ribosomal subunit protein uS11 codes for MAPRKGKEKKEEQVISLGPQVAEGENVFGVCHIFASFNDTFVHVTDLSGKETICRVTGGMKVKADRDESSPYAAMLAAQDVAQRCKELGITALHIKLRATGGNRTKTPGPGAQSALRALARSGMKIGRIEDVTPIPSDSTRRKGGRRGRRL; via the exons ATGGCACCTCGTAAGGgcaaggagaagaaggaagagcagGTCATCAGCTTGGGACCCCAGGTTGCTGAAGGAGAGAATGTGTTTGGCGTCTGCCACATCTTTGCCTCCTTCAATGACACTTTTGTCCATGTGACTGATCTCTCTGGCAA GGAAACCATCTGCCGTGTGACTGGTGGGATGAAGGTGAAGGCAGACAGAGACGAGTCCTCTCCCTACGCAGCCATGCTGGCAGCCCAGGATGTTGCCCAGAGGTGCAAGGAGCTGGGCATCACTGCCCTGCACATCAAGCTGCGTGCAACTGGGGGCAACAG GACCAAGACTCCTGGACCTGGTGCCCAGTCAGCCCTGAGAGCTCTGGCCCGCTCTGGAATGAAGATCGGCCGCATTG aggaTGTCACCCCCATCCCCTCCGACAGCACTCGCAGGAAGGGTGGTCGCCGTGGACGTCGTCTGTAA